The following are encoded together in the Pseudomonas xantholysinigenes genome:
- a CDS encoding chitinase, which produces MSNIDFTQHKASYDDAAAPMPSLEGKKILMGYWHNWPAGPADGYQRGQFANMSLEEVPRDYNVVAVAFMKGSGIPTFKPYNLSDAEFRRQVGVLNSQGRAVLMSLGGADAHIALNKGHEQPLANEIIRLVETYGFDGLDIDLEQSAIDFASNKTVLPAALKLVKDHYKTQGKHFIISMAPEFPYLTSAGRYVDYLKALEGYYDFIAPQFYNQGGDGLWVEEANNGKGAWIAQNNEALKEDFLFYLTESLAKGTRGFTRIAADKLLIGLPANVDAAATGYVSNPAAVTNAFKRLYAKGVSIKGLMTWSVNWDSGVNKDHVPYNQEFSRRYGPLINSASVGHEAVSQGA; this is translated from the coding sequence ATGTCGAACATTGACTTTACTCAGCACAAGGCATCGTACGACGATGCCGCCGCGCCGATGCCCAGCCTGGAGGGCAAGAAGATCCTCATGGGCTACTGGCACAACTGGCCGGCCGGCCCCGCGGACGGCTACCAGCGTGGGCAGTTCGCCAACATGAGCCTGGAGGAGGTGCCGCGCGACTACAACGTGGTGGCAGTGGCCTTCATGAAAGGCAGCGGCATCCCGACGTTCAAGCCGTACAACCTGTCCGACGCCGAGTTCCGTCGCCAGGTCGGCGTGCTGAACAGCCAGGGCAGGGCGGTGTTGATGTCCCTGGGCGGCGCCGATGCGCATATCGCCTTGAACAAGGGCCACGAGCAGCCACTGGCCAATGAAATCATCCGTCTGGTGGAAACCTACGGTTTCGACGGGCTGGACATCGATCTTGAACAGAGCGCGATTGATTTCGCCAGTAACAAGACCGTGTTGCCTGCCGCGCTGAAGCTGGTCAAGGACCACTACAAAACCCAGGGCAAGCACTTCATCATCAGCATGGCGCCGGAGTTTCCCTACCTGACCAGCGCCGGGCGCTATGTGGACTACCTCAAGGCGTTGGAGGGCTACTACGACTTCATCGCGCCGCAGTTCTACAACCAGGGCGGCGACGGCCTGTGGGTCGAGGAGGCCAACAACGGCAAGGGCGCCTGGATTGCCCAGAACAACGAGGCGCTAAAGGAGGACTTTCTCTTCTACCTGACCGAAAGCCTGGCCAAGGGCACTCGCGGTTTCACCCGCATAGCGGCCGACAAGCTGCTGATTGGCCTGCCGGCCAATGTTGACGCCGCGGCGACCGGCTACGTGAGCAACCCGGCGGCCGTGACCAATGCCTTCAAGCGGTTGTACGCCAAGGGGGTGTCGATCAAGGGGCTGATGACCTGGTCGGTCAATTGGGACAGCGGGGTCAACAAGGACCATGTGCCTTACAACCAGGAGTTCAGTCGGCGCTATGGGCCGTTGATCAACAGCGCCAGCGTCGGGCATGAGGCCGTGTCACAAGGCGCCTGA
- a CDS encoding amidohydrolase family protein, which produces MDSEVEIIRSPLGEAAAAGDSFTDRWHAQAVAPVSAIDGHAHVFVQGLPMVRERRHTPDYNATVDDYARHLAANRVSHGVLVQPSFLGTDNAFLLEALARYPKRFRGVVVVEPGIDEARLEALAQCGVVGVRLNLLGTALPDLAQPGWQRFMARIKALDWHIEVQRQAADLPYLLGAMLRSGCKVVVDHFGRPDPRLDIADPGFQYLLEQGASGQVWVKLSGAYRCAMNDAHGAGNVFGERASRLLLRAFSSARLLWGSDWPHTQHRQWVDFAAAKAALADWVPDPRQRQDVLCHTAQDLFKFTQ; this is translated from the coding sequence ATGGACAGTGAGGTCGAGATCATCAGATCACCGCTTGGCGAGGCCGCCGCCGCTGGCGACAGCTTCACCGATCGCTGGCATGCCCAGGCGGTTGCGCCGGTCAGCGCCATCGATGGTCATGCCCACGTGTTCGTGCAAGGCCTGCCCATGGTCCGCGAGCGGCGCCATACCCCCGACTACAACGCCACAGTGGACGACTATGCCCGGCACCTGGCGGCCAACCGGGTTTCCCATGGGGTTCTGGTGCAACCGAGCTTCCTGGGCACCGACAATGCCTTTCTGTTGGAGGCGCTGGCGCGCTATCCCAAGCGTTTCCGTGGTGTGGTGGTGGTCGAGCCCGGGATCGACGAGGCGCGGCTCGAGGCATTGGCCCAATGCGGCGTGGTCGGCGTGCGCCTGAACCTGCTCGGCACCGCGTTGCCCGACCTGGCGCAGCCAGGCTGGCAGCGCTTCATGGCACGGATCAAGGCGCTGGACTGGCATATCGAAGTGCAGCGTCAGGCGGCGGACCTGCCGTACTTGTTGGGCGCCATGCTGCGCAGTGGTTGCAAGGTGGTGGTCGACCACTTTGGCCGCCCGGACCCACGCCTGGATATCGCCGACCCTGGTTTCCAGTACCTGCTGGAGCAGGGTGCCAGCGGGCAGGTGTGGGTCAAGTTGTCTGGCGCCTACCGCTGCGCCATGAACGATGCGCACGGCGCCGGGAATGTGTTCGGTGAACGCGCCAGCCGCTTGCTATTGCGGGCTTTTTCCAGCGCACGGCTGCTGTGGGGCAGCGACTGGCCGCATACCCAGCATCGCCAGTGGGTCGACTTTGCCGCGGCGAAAGCGGCCCTGGCTGACTGGGTGCCGGACCCGCGGCAGCGCCAGGATGTGCTGTGCCACACCGCCCAGGACCTGTTCAAGTTCACTCAATGA
- a CDS encoding LysR family transcriptional regulator, producing METRHLRYFLAIADSGSITRAAEQLDIAQPALSQALVRMEKELGVKLFERSRRGALLTPAATAIIDDLRASLARIDAATERARAIGAKRAGRLIIGFVSTALFGTLPRALDRMQARYPGVDVVLREMSNAEQALALQRGEIDIGLLHTPVSIQGNMREQRINQDPLIAVLPSDYPLGDDGKVGLAQLAATGLVWFPEQQLPLIRNAILSAFRRSGHPIEIIQEANRTLTVVAYVAAGRGVSLLPATVQALQFEGTRYSEIRDGADLPSFELSALWPAQSRMTMADHFAELLFEPGPE from the coding sequence ATGGAAACCCGACACCTGCGATACTTCCTGGCCATTGCCGACAGCGGCAGCATTACCCGCGCCGCCGAACAGCTGGATATCGCCCAGCCTGCCCTCAGCCAAGCCTTGGTACGTATGGAAAAAGAACTGGGGGTCAAGCTGTTCGAGCGTTCGCGGCGCGGCGCGCTACTGACCCCTGCCGCCACCGCCATCATCGATGACCTGCGCGCCAGCCTGGCCAGAATCGACGCGGCCACCGAGCGCGCCCGCGCCATCGGCGCCAAGCGCGCAGGAAGGCTGATCATTGGTTTCGTCTCCACGGCATTGTTCGGCACCCTGCCCCGCGCCCTCGACCGCATGCAGGCGCGCTACCCCGGTGTCGATGTGGTGCTGCGCGAGATGAGCAACGCTGAACAGGCATTGGCCCTGCAACGTGGCGAAATCGACATCGGCCTGCTGCACACGCCGGTGTCGATCCAGGGCAACATGCGCGAACAGCGGATCAACCAGGATCCACTGATCGCGGTGCTGCCCAGCGACTACCCACTGGGCGACGACGGCAAGGTCGGCCTGGCGCAACTCGCGGCCACGGGGCTGGTGTGGTTCCCCGAACAGCAACTGCCGCTGATCCGCAATGCCATCCTCAGCGCCTTTCGCCGCAGTGGCCACCCTATCGAGATCATCCAGGAAGCCAACCGCACCCTGACCGTGGTGGCCTATGTTGCAGCCGGACGGGGTGTCTCGCTGCTGCCCGCGACCGTGCAAGCCTTGCAATTCGAAGGCACCCGCTACAGTGAGATCCGCGACGGCGCCGACCTGCCGAGTTTCGAACTCAGCGCCCTCTGGCCGGCGCAGTCCAGGATGACCATGGCCGACCACTTCGCCGAACTGCTGTTCGAGCCAGGCCCAGAATGA